ACGCGCTGTTGGCTGAAGTTGGCATGGAACGGCTCAACGACCCTGTCACCAGATGGGTTCCTGAACTGGCCAGGGCCATGAATCATCGAGACGGCCCGGTTAAGAGCCCACGATGGAGTGAGATGACTATCGGCCAACTCGCTAGCCATATGTCAGGAATAGAACGGAACTGTAAGTCCCCAGTAGCTGCCTTTTTCATAATAACTAACCAACACTCTCACAAGTTGGACTTTTTGACGTTGGCCTCTTGGTTAAGGCCTCGGGCGCGAATCCTGAGGAACTCGGTTTGCCAGCTCTCAAGGTCCAAGATCTACCAAGTTGCGATCTCTCAGTTGGCCACAAGGCTTGTACTCGAAAAGGTTAATAGAGAAGCTCAACGTTCTTCCCGGAATATGTCTAACTTATGATGCTTTAGAATTCTTTCAAGGCATCACCGACAGAAATGCTTTGGCGTTGACATCGACCTCCAACACGCCCATCTATTCCAACGCGGCATTCCAGATCCTGGGATATGCCCTGGAGGCCATGACCAATAAGACATTTGAACAATCTCTCCATTCATCGCTGCTTGAGCCGCTGGGGCTGGACCGCACATCCTTGGAGGCGCCAAAGAACAGGAGCAATGCCATAATTCCCGGCAACGAGACCACCTCGTGGTGGGATATGACTTTGGCCGGCGCAAGCCCGTAAGTGTTGCCCTTTCTCGATGCGACTCTTGTACGGCATAGTATCTAACCGCCCCCGCAGTTACGGTGGCATGTTCTCGACGGCAGCCGACCTGACAACCCTTGGACAAACCATCCTTCGCTCATCCATCCTCCCTGCCAACGAGACTCGGGCCTGGCTCAAACCTCTCTCGCATACCTCGGAGCTGCAAATGTCCATCGGAATGCCGTGGGAGATCCGACGAGTACTGCTGCCCACCTCTCTCAAGTCCAACAAGACTCGCGTCGTCGACCTCTACACGAAAAATGGCATGCTGGGACTCTACAGTGCCTTTTTTGTTCTTTCGCCCGATCACGACTTTGGCTTTGTCATTTTGCTTGCCAGCGAATCTTCGGGCCTTGACATGTGGCCTGTTCTTCCTAGCCTCATGACCGACACGCTGCTCCctgccgtcgaggaggccacAAGGGAAGAGGCCAAAAGAAGATTCGCAGGCTCGTACCAGAGCGCAAGCGGAAAATTGGAGGTCGGAGTCGACAGGGACCTCCCAGGCCTGTCAGTCCGGAGCTGGACCAGAGGCAAAGTCGATGTTCTGAAGACGTTCGAGATGGCTTTCGGTATGGGATTCGGCGGGCTCCGACTCTACCCCTCAGGGCTGGAAGGAAACGGTAAGATCAGATTCAGAGGCGTTTATGAAAACGAGAGGGAGGTGTCTATGCCGGGTAGCGTCGATCCCTGGGCTGATCTTTGCATGTCATGGGGCGGCGTGGATGCTCTCAAGTACGGCGGCATTGGCATTGACGACTTTGAGTTTGAGTTGGATGGAGGCGGCAAAGCAACTGGGATCAGGCCTAGGGTATGGAGAGAGGTTCTTGCTAGGGTCGCAAAGTGAGTGGCGGCAGTTATTAGAATGTATCCATGTTCTCATCGTAAACGAGAAGAAAGCGCTGGTGTGTATTTCTTATCTCCCTGAAATACACTACTGATATATACTACTACTATACACTTAGTGCGTCCTCTTAAATAAGAGAAACACCTTATCCTCCCCTGGCTTGCCCTGGAAGTTATCAATCGTATGCATGATTTCAGGCGTTGTCTCTGGATGCAGCTCCACAGCAAAGTTCCTCAGGATAGTGCCGATATGGATTCGCGTCTGGGTGATAGCGAGACTGCGGATGTTTAAGCTTGACAAGATCCAATCATGCAGCAAGTGACTTGGGGATGTGAATGGGGCATGTCATAGAGGAGATGTTTCACTTACTTCTGACCAACGCACGCGCGTGGCCCAGCTGAAAACGTAAGCATCGTGGCCGCCATCACTGAAGTCGGCTCCTTCCACCTTTCGGGCTAGAAGGCCAGCGGTTCGggttcttggccagctcgtACAGGCCGTATGTGATAGTCGTGGCGGTGGTGTCGCCCCCGGCGAGCCTAGGTGTTGCGTCAGTCACCTTTCTAGTTCGTGAGCCTGGCTTGCCTTGATACTGGCATCTCACATGATCTCCATAATCTCGGTCTCAAGTTCCTTCTCCGATAGATTCTCTTCCGGACACTTCTCTCCGTGCTCGATGAGACGCTGCAGAATGTCGACACGGCTGGAAGCCCTTCCGATCTGTTTATGGTATCGCCACTGGGCCAGGCCCCCTTGTGCGTGCTTTCATGTGCGGTCCACAGCGCGCCGCCAGTCCCCCAACCTCTCGCCTAGCATCCAGTCCGGGAGCTTGTCGATCCACGGAAACACTGACTTCAAAACGCCCCACGTTACGCTGTCATCGAAATCCCTGACAAGTATCCTAACATCAAATGGATCTTCAGCCACAACGGCGGCTCGTTCCGGTACCTCTTCCAGCGCTGCATCCGTACGCTGTCGggctccaagctcatcgGCGTCGGAGGGCCGGGCGCAAGGCAGGTGAACCGCATCGCCGAAAATAACGACGGCCAGACACTGCAGCACATATTCAGCGGCGGCAATATATACATCGTGTGCTCGCAGGGAACACCTACGCAGACCTTCTTGCTCAAAAGCCTAGGCATCCGCGCCGAGAATGTACTGACCGGCAGCGACTGGCCCTTTACCGGCAAGGATGACGTCGCGCCGACGCTTAACGAGATGTACGGGCCGGAGAAAAGCGGCATGTACACGCCGCAGGAAGTCGAGATGATCCGCATAGGCAGCGCCCTGAGGTTAACGCTGAGACTGAAGGCAGAGTACGTCAAGAAGGGTGGatcaaggagcagcagagaaAGGCAAGATAAGGAGGGAGCCGTGTTCTCGCTTCCGACGCAGAAGTCTCTGGGTATATAAAGGGATAAGTGtaaagcagcagcagcagcagcagtagcTAGATAGCCTATCTAACTTATTCATCTCAAGTCATACCCTACCTACGCTGCAGTAGTTCATGATCTAGCCCTTATGGATACACTCGGTATTCTCCTCTAGCACTTGGATTGACGGTGATGGCGTGGTAGTCTTCCACTGAAGTAGTTACGACCCTACTCCCCCGTGATGATAGGTAACTTAGCTCTCATAGTCTGTCATTCTGATCCGCTAGCATTGCGACTGCCACGTGTAAGGGGCCAGGGCAGCCAACAATGTCTACTGTTACTCCGTCCTTGGCACCAGGCCGTTTCTACCGTCCAGCGCCAAACCATTTCACTGGGTTGCAACGTAGCTAGCTTTGCAAAGTTTTGTAAAGGATATTTAAAGGAGAAGCCCGTCTCGTTCAAAGCTACAGCTGGCAGCACCTATATGCTGTTGAGCCGCGGCCTAAGTATTCTCTAGTTGAGAGATCCGTTTCCGAGATCATTCCCCTCCAGAACAACCAGCTGTCCTGTGGCTGCATCCGCACACTCCATCTTGATTCCGGGCTGGTTCATCAACCTTATGGCCTCTGGCGTCATACTGTAGCTCCAGTGATAGTCGGAAAACGCAACGCTGTATTGGCTGTATTCCCGGTCTGACATGCGTGGACCGTCGCCAACTCTTCGGGCCCATCTTCCTCGTGTTTTCGATGACTCTTCGAACGCGCTCTACCCTGAGCTCGTCATAGATGAGAAGCCGTTCTTCAATGTCACTGAGCTCTGCGCCTTTCAGGACCACACGGAGGGCTTCTGCACCCTCTATGGCCTGGCAGGCCCCCTGGCCTTGGTCTTTGCCAAGCAAAGCCAGCTTTGGTTCAGATGAGGTTAGACTTGTCTTCACTTACGCGGACCCATGGCATGTGCGGCATCACCGATGAGGCAAAAGTGACCCTTGACCAGTGTCGATAGGGGATCGCGGCCTCGTAGCTGCCAGACTCCAGTATCCTCTGCCATTGACAGCATCTTGACGACGGCTGGGTGAAAATCGCCAAATGTTTCCACCATTTCCTCCGTAGATGCGCCCTTGTTCCACTGCTGGCGGCGATCTCGGCCATCAGGGAAGATACAGACAAAGTTCATGGTGTCCCAGCTTGAGCATGGATAGATGACGATCCGTCGCTCAGGATGCACTATCATGAGGACCTTGGCACACTTGAGAAGGGGAGCTGTGTCTGGATCGTCTCTAAGCCGCTTACTCGGCACCATGCATCGATATGCCGAGAATCCCGTCTTCACGGTTGGGAGGCGTCCAAACACAGAAGTCCCTGCATCTGATCGTATGCCGTCAgcggcgacgatgaggtCGCCTTCAAAGGTCCTCCCGTCCTCCACGTGGACGGCCATCCTCTCAAGGTCTACCTGGTAGACCTTGGCCCCCAGCACGAGCGTGGGAACCGTTCCGAGGCCGTCCGGAGACAGGGCAGCGCGCTTCAACTCTTAGTGGATATCTTGCCGCGAGAAGTACCACCACGGGGCACCATATCTTTCAATAAGGGGCAGCAGCCAACTTACATTCATAGCGAGGGTGATCGCAGCTCCGAGCTCCTGGTTAGAGTTGGATGCTTCCAGATGACGACATCATGGTCTTCACGCAGCTGGAGGGCTATAGAGAAACCCGCGATCCCCCCGCGCTCTGCTAGCGCGACGCGGCTATCAACCTGGGAGACTCAAATGGATTATCTGCTAGGGAGATACTTGTATTCAGTTGGTTATGTTCAGCGGTATCTAACGGGTAAAAATATTTCTCCAAGAATTAGTAAAGGACTGATCCTTAACTATATCTCAACATCAGAACACTTTTTAGCAGAAGTTCCTTGGAAGTGTTCTATTAAGAGTCAATAGCTCAGATATATTTAATAGATTTATTCTACTTTTCAACCTGCAGCACGTTCTTCTGGCccagttatcccatcgagggccgggcttcaactataacaaacAACACATTATCAGCCGCTGTCACGGTCGACCACTGTGGAAGAATATTAGGGGACTACAAGCTGTCTCCTGGAGCAGACGCTCTCCCGTGTACTTGAGAATATCATCACAACGGGCCAAGGTCAGATCACAAAAGATAGCTCTAAGGGGCATCATTACACCCACTTAAGCAGAATAAACGGGTGTGTGTCCAAGGCAAGGGAAATTTTACGAAGACCCGCGACCACCCCCTAAACACAGGTGCAAACCCTAACTCTGAAGAAATCACTGATTGGAATAATCATTTCTATCACCTATCTCTCTCGTTTCTCCAACCTTAACTTTGTCCATCGCTCTCTGATCGATAACTTGTCCAGGTCAAGTTCCATCAAAACAACACCGGATAAACTGTGAAAACTCTCGTCGTATGATGCTTCTTCCAGCACTGAAGAGAAGCGCGGATAAGTAAATTTGTATTGGAGTCCTTTCAATTATCCAGCGGTTCTCGCGTAGGAAAGGCCTGGCATCTTCGACAAACGCATGGAGATCAGGACAATCGGCTTTCTGCGTTGTCAAACGTCAACAAGACTCCTTTCCCTAATTCGAATATTGGTAGTGAATAAAATACCTCTGTCATTTCCTCGAGGCGATTCATCGCCAGGATCGCCACATGTATCTACCTCATCAAGCTGAGTGCCTCGAGCCAAACCAGGAACTTCTGACGCAGAAACTGGTAGATAATTCCATCAACCCCGAAAAGACAGTTGCGTCTCTCCTCATCCACGTAATCTAGATGGTTAATCCAGTTATGGCAAGAGCACTGCAAGTGCTGCGGAATGCGATTGTCGACAGTACCGGGTGCCAGAccttcaacaaggccgcCCGGATGTTGAAGGCCGCACATGTCCTGGCAAAGACCATTCCTCATCAAGTCGATGCACTTTACCAACATCGTTTCATGGACCTCTTCCGGATATACTCGGAACTCAGACGGGCACTGCTCGCTTAGAAGAAATTCTCTCAAAGAGAGATGAATCAGGGTCAACGACCCGTTGTCCTGCTCGGGAATGTTAACCACAGCACCGAATACAGCGACTTGCAGTTTGAGGTTCTTTTCTCCCTTCGAGAGGACAGTGTGGCGATAGATACCGGCCTGAACAAGACAGCGATGGTTCCTAGAATTAACTTGATCTCGTCCGCTgccttctgcttctctctctttaCTCTTTTGCCATGTCGTCCGACGTGATGGTACTCCAGAATGTTCTTGCAGACATGGAATTGATGCGCATAGATCTCTCGAAACTCATCATTGTCCTCTAGAATAAGTCGTAATCGACCGTCGAGATCTTCTTCGTCCAGCTCATGATCAAGGAATCGACAGGCCACAGAAGCACACAAGAATAAACCCCTGCCATCTTTCTCAGCCTCTCGATTTTGTCGTTGTTTAACCATTCCTTCGGCCACTCTTGAGTATTGGCAATTCGTGACAACGTGTGTTTGAGAGACTTGGAAATGCCGTCAATGCCGACCACCTCGGCTCCCTCTACAGCGCATGCGCCGTCCCCATCATTAACAAGACTCTGACTCCCAATCTTTTCGAGTTAGGTCAAACGATAGAGGCCCCGAAGAATTGTCTCGGAAGACTTGGAGATGTAGATCTCCTTCCGGCTAGTGACCAGGATCCAGATTTGAACCTTTGGCTtttcgaggttgaggttctgaagaagttgaagaatgTCTCTGGCGTTTGAACACTCATCAAGAGCATCTATAACCATGAGGAACCGGATGGGCGAAAACACCTCCTCGTCAAGAGACAAGAGAGGATCGCGGACGAGCAAGCGAAGCTGCTCACTAGGTGACTTGTTGTCGACATTGAGATTGTCTTGGATCGCCTTCGAAATGTGACTCCTGAGTCTAGGTACGCCAAGCATCGCGCGACAGTAGTGACAAGATTCGTCACTGAGCTTCGGCTCTTATCGTCATTGTTGAAAAACCAACTGGCTCCAAGTAAGAGAGATGAACGCGGACGTCCTGGAGTGGCAAAGGGCTTGCGCTGGTGAAGACGTTGAGCAACGGTCAGGGCGACACTGGACTTGCCAGTACCGGCCAAACCATGAAGCCAGAATACGAAGGGAGCATCTGGATCTTCTACCCAACTTTGAATCGTATTCAGGGTTTCGATCTGGGTGCCCTCGAGGCAACCACCACGTTCTTCCACCTCTCGAGAGTCGAAGAGAGCTGCCAGTACGGGCAATGGAACCATGCCGATAGTGCACCAGAAGTCTGATCTGGTAGCGAAGAGCGGTTGCATAAAGGTTGACAATCTCCTACTCCATTCTTTCTATAAGAGAGGAGGTTGTTGGGTCGTGTCTGATACGCGGTAAGTGAACTGTATTTCTGTAGACCGGGAAGAGGATACGCACTGCTCACTTTGGCGCAGCTCGTTCAGTCTGTACTCAACCACGTTGCTCTGCAGGATAAGGAAGCAAATATCCTCGAATCCAGTAGCTGCACCTTCATCCTGCTGGAACACGTTTTGGAGAAACTAGACAACGATCAGCAGGGCAGTCCAAGTTGTTGACTAGGTATGGACAGTGATCTGCTAAATGAATATATCATCCCTCCCGGTGCTTCGCTGGTATCAACACACAGACAATAAGTAGAGACCTAGTAACCATTCATCCAGATGATGTTTAGCTTACTGGCCAGCAATCCCAAGGAGTCACTTGGATGTAACACAACTGGTACTGAATTATAGGAGTTGTTGATCATTCACAATACTAGACAATATGTCAGCTCACGGGCGATGCTCGGGGCAATAAAGTGTTTCGTTGGTTAGATTCCGTCGAAACTCCCTGTGAACAAAGAAGGAGAACCATATTCAGATTTATTCGCTGGGCTTGCCCTCAAGTACCCTCTGTCTTCTGTGTCTCCCGATGCCTCCTCACCTATGCTACCTTACACTCACAAGCTCGCCCACGTACGATGGCCGTTGAGAAGCGGGTGAGAGAAGCCAAGAGCGCGCTGAGCCCCCCCCCGTGGCTACGACGCGTCGCGTCTGGCGGGTCCTTCAGGTCCTGAATCACTAGCGCGTCCTTTGATGCCTAGAAAGAGGTGGTCGGCAGGACTACCCTGTAGGACGATAAATacaacacacacacacgaTGGCCGTTAAATTTTTCAATACCCAGTTCATGCCTCAAACGAGTTTTGGTGACCTCTCTCTACGTTGATGGAACAAATTTCCCAATTCAGGTCACATATTGCTTCTCCGGCTTGGCCAGCAAGCCAACGAGAGGACATTACTAGGGTGTTTGCACGATGGGGCATCTCATCCATGAAACATGCCATCCCGAATGTAAAGAGAATATCAACGTAGCAAGACGCCAGAGGGACGGGTAAGGTTGTTACTCTCAAGATCTTGAAAACTCATCAACTCTCCCTGATGTGAACCAGTTCAAATTGTCTCATCTAGACGACTATACCCTTCAGATATCACCTCTGTCACCTGTACACTGATTGGTGAATAGCCAAGCTCATCTTGTCACACTTCGCATTCATTTTGCATCGAATCAGCAATTAACGCTCACAGCTCTTCGCCTCAAGCGTTGATGACAGTAGCATCGATTCGCGGTTGCGTTGGGAGTTCTTGCTACAAGTGTGAGAGTAAACCGAGGGGTGTTCAAATGGGCACGGAACTAGATGCACAGTGTTTTGGCCGAGCTAAGGTAGCAGATTGGGCATTGAGCAGCCGCTGCGGCATTAATTACATTGACCGAGCCTCTATTAGAGGCCTCGCGAGGAGAAACATCGCTTTGGGATGCCCAACTGCTGCCCGAAAAGCACTTCAGTGTTGTGAGGCGGCCAGAGACGCAGAGTAAGACTGGAAATACCCTCAGGAGCAAGGTGACCATGAGTCGCAAAATGTCCCCCATGCTCCTCGCAATATGGAACCGCGGACGATGCAGGCATTTCCGCCGTTGTTTGGAAGCCGACGTTCTTCGGTGGCTGTTGTGACCGGTCTCTCTGACCTTGTAGACAAGAGAAAGAGTTCAACAAAATAATGGCTCGTCAAAATCGATCCCTTATCTCGGCACTTGTCCAGGCTCACGCGGGAGCAGTGCCGACTTAACCGAACCCATGAATTGATCCCCTCTGCAGGCCATCATTCAGCCGAAGATTGCTAATCAGATATAAGCAACTCAGTTGGCCAACGACGACTCAGATTCCAGGCCAGCCCGAACCAGACCAATAATTTTCGGGCACACTAGCCCGTAATagcccatcatgtccaagTCTATACCAGAAAGACATGGACTGCCGACGCTGGGAAACTCTATTACCCCGCAACCCCAGACACAGCAATCCTGGTTAGGCATTTCCCCTGATGACAGCTTCTTTACAAACATGTGCCCCAGATCGCCGATCTACTTGCCGACACGCTGTACCGAAACTCAAATAACTTGAAGTTTCCCCGCTATCGACATAGTAAGAAGCCTCTTGACTGATTCTAGTCATCCGAGGCATCATGTCTGCCTCGGGGTGCCCTCACGACATGAAGACACGGCAATCAGACGATAGGACGAGCCTGTAGATAAATCAACGGTATTTACATTTCATGCCAGTAGTCGTGGCAACAGAAGTTGACAGTTTGACTTGCGACTAAGCTGAAATTTCCTTGCTCGATTTAATCAAGATGCAGAGCCAAGCGGTTAGTGAATGTTTGTCCCTTGCAAGAAGCACTGAAGACTAATCTCGACCCTAATGACACCAGGAACGTGAAAACGTTCAAGATGAACTCCAGATTGAGGTTCTTCCGGGAACCGAGATCATGACAGACATTGGCAAACACCGATTTGTCAAGACGGAGCAGACAAATCAAGTTCTCGTTCCGCAGCCGTCTCAGGATCCCCACGACCCTCTCAACTGGAAGCCTTTGTGGAAGTTCTCTGCAATTGTTTGTGTATCAACTATGACTTTCACGCAGGGATTTGCTCCACTGGCTTTGGCCCCGATGTTTCCTGACCTGATCAGAGATTATAACAGCAATCTTGAAGATGTCATCCAATTCACAGGTGTCACCATCTTGATCCTCGGATTCAGCAACTTCGTCTGGTCAGTTCTATGATGATGCATATACGATGATGAGTTACTAAAGGAGAGATAGGGCACCTATTTCTACTTCTTTCGGTCGTCGACCCGTATATCTTGCATCCCAACTTATTTGCATGGCTTGCCACATAATCCGAGCAAAGGCTTCAACATACGGGACGTTTATGGTAGCTTGCGTGTAAGTGTATCCCCAAGGACATGTTTCCAGACGAATGCTGACAGCAGTGTCCTACAGGCTTAACGGAATCGGGGCAGGTCCTTCAGAGATCCTCCAACCTGCTGTTATCGCCGACATCTTTTTCCTTCACGATCGAGGAACATGGAACGCGCTGTACTGGGTTGTTTATATGGGGTCACTCATGGTGGCACCGATCATCGCCGGCCCCATGGCGGACCGTACAGGCTGGCAAAACTTCTGGTGGCTAAACGTTGCGGTCACTGGACTTTCAATCATCCTTGGCATCTTTGGGTTCCCCGAAACCAAGTGGAATCGCATCGATTCGATCGAGGCTGAGCTTGACACCGATGTACAGGTGGCAGTTCCTACTCAAGACGTCAAGCACCCGGCTCCCGAAGGCGATATTGAAAAGTCCACGGCTGTACCCGACCAGTCTCATGTGGAATCCGTTTTAGACCCGAATTTGGGTAAGGGGAGCCCGTCGAAGCAGCAATGGTTGTTGTTCCAGCGCGACTCATCACCCCTGCGAAGCATTCTGCTCGACCTCTGGACTCCGTGGAGACTTTTCGTGTATCCCATTGTcctttttgcttcttttgtTGTCAGCTGGAGTTGCAGCAACTTCCTgatcctcaacctcacccagTCCCAGGTCTTTGCCGCTCCTCCATACAACATGAGCTCCCAGTCCATCGGTATGCTTCAAAACTCACGCAGTTCTAAGCCTTGCGGTAGCGGCTAACAAGAGACAGGATTCCTCAATTTTGCTATTCTTGTCGGCGCTTTGATTGGCCTGGTCACGGCCGGACCATTCAGCGACTGGGTATCTGCAAAAGCAACCACCAGGAACGGCGGTATTCGTGAACCCGAGATGCGTTTGCCGGCCATGATCCCCTACGTTATCATTATGATCTTTGGCAATGTCATCACATCTATAGGATACGAGAAGCAGTGGCCGTGGCCAGTCATTGTTGTACTGGGCTATTCGTCGGCTGGCATACAAGTTGCGGCCCTGCCTAGTATTGCCAGTACCTATGCAGTGGACTGCTATAAGCCAGTCACAGGGTCACTCTTTGTTGCTATAACTGTAAACAAGAGTCTCTGGGGCTATGGAATGGGTAGATTCATCACTCCATGGACAATCGAGGCGGGGTAAGGCTACACTTGGACTCACAGAACAATGATCAAAGCTAACAGGCTGTGTAGGTTCATGCCCGCATTCATGACCAACATGGCGCTCACGGTTCTATGGTGTGGCTTGGGAGCTGTCTTTTACTTCTATGGCAAGACTTTCAGGAGATGGACAAAGAGCAGCAATGTTCACCAGATGTGAGGTTCCTGCGAGGAGAATGGGAGGGCTCTTTCTAGTCTTAAAGTGACCGGTTACCGGAAGGACCAATTTCTTTATTCTTCTTCTCTAGAAGCAGATTGACACCGGCATTTCCGTTCGATGGCTTTAGTCTTGTCTTTTCATGATTTTGCAGGCTCGTGACTGGGATACTCATGGAGAGACCACGTAACGCCGTTGCCGCGGCTCGTTCCGGCCCATGATCCTGAGGCTCCATTGACGGCAGGGGGACCC
This is a stretch of genomic DNA from Fusarium keratoplasticum isolate Fu6.1 chromosome 15, whole genome shotgun sequence. It encodes these proteins:
- a CDS encoding MFS domain-containing protein, with the translated sequence MQSQAERENVQDELQIEVLPGTEIMTDIGKHRFVKTEQTNQVLVPQPSQDPHDPLNWKPLWKFSAIVCVSTMTFTQGFAPLALAPMFPDLIRDYNSNLEDVIQFTGVTILILGFSNFVWAPISTSFGRRPVYLASQLICMACHIIRAKASTYGTFMVACVLNGIGAGPSEILQPAVIADIFFLHDRGTWNALYWVVYMGSLMVAPIIAGPMADRTGWQNFWWLNVAVTGLSIILGIFGFPETKWNRIDSIEAELDTDVQVAVPTQDVKHPAPEGDIEKSTAVPDQSHVESVLDPNLGKGSPSKQQWLLFQRDSSPLRSILLDLWTPWRLFVYPIVLFASFVVSWSCSNFLILNLTQSQVFAAPPYNMSSQSIGFLNFAILVGALIGLVTAGPFSDWVSAKATTRNGGIREPEMRLPAMIPYVIIMIFGNVITSIGYEKQWPWPVIVVLGYSSAGIQVAALPSIASTYAVDCYKPVTGSLFVAITVNKSLWGYGMGRFITPWTIEAGFMPAFMTNMALTVLWCGLGAVFYFYGKTFRRWTKSSNVHQM
- a CDS encoding FAD/NAD(P)-binding domain-containing protein, whose amino-acid sequence is MNRAALSPDGLGTVPTLVLGAKVYQVDLERMAVHVEDGRTFEGDLIVAADGIRSDAGTSVFGRLPTVKTGFSAYRCMVPSKRLRDDPDTAPLLKCAKVLMIVHPERRIVIYPCSSWDTMNFVCIFPDGRDRRQQWNKGASTEEMVETFGDFHPAVVKMLSMAEDTGVWQLRGRDPLSTLVKGHFCLIGDAAHAMGPHQGQGACQAIEGAEALRVVLKGAELSDIEERLLIYDELRVERVRRVIENTRKMGPKNREYSQYSVAFSDYHWSYSMTPEAIRLMNQPGIKMECADAATGQLVVLEGNDLGNGSLN